Genomic window (Tribolium castaneum strain GA2 chromosome 2, icTriCast1.1, whole genome shotgun sequence):
CACTCGTTCAATTGTTGCACGTAGATTGTGTCACTTTTGGTCGTTCTGAAATCTGTGCTGGGGTCCGAAATTCACAGGCGGGGCATTTCATGTTAAGCGGACAACGAAAAAAAAGCGACAAATGCGAAATTTCGTTACATGTGTTCTCCgtatggtgatttttttgtgagcGACTTATTTATAAAGATAATGACttctaaaaattgaccaaataccaagtgattttttttaatttttatctagttatccatgacagttatGCCAGTAGTGAAACGTATGGTGTAAACAACTTCAGCATTGCTTTATCTGACAATATGTCCAAAATGTTCACCgaagaacaaaaattttatgttgGAAGCTTATTTAATAAGATTCTTactaaataatttacttatttagtAGTAAGCatacatttttgtaaactgTTATTCCAATTAGGCAATCAATAACAAAATACCATGCGATCATttcaatttataattagagtaggcGGTTTTGTGACTTTATAATTCGTAAAGTAGTACAAACTGATAGGAGagaatagttattaataatacgaatgcgaaaacacaagtttaaagttcgagggctgtcgttatgcaacgagcgtatgcaaGACACCCGAGaagtttaaaagttaaaagtcactaccatttgatgacacttttttatgatttagtgaagCAATagaggtgacgttgataatgttctgtatttttttaccgcagatggaatttgattttggtgtttggattgacatttttttgtaaaataaaattttattgatacgcaatcatacaattaataagatttttcttcttccgacatttcatatttaaaagtgtaaaatagaaagacaacgtaagcttgccattttaaatataaaaacaaataatttttattaattgcgaaaatttgatctaataataatttgttatgctgtttttgaattaattagggtttaaaaaaacattaaattataagtacttgttgggtaatacaattttcatagttttaattaaaaatccaaaaaatttttcatggcctactataaagaaaaagggaaatgttttgttttttcttaaatatttaaaattaatgtattacacaaatagtcatatcaaatcagaaaaaaataagcttttcgaaaatgtcatagccaactatgattcctatttaaaaaaatacaactttatgttattacagttaaacgaatgattgaaaaaaatcgctgataccattattagattctctgaaaaaaagtgcttGTATAATGTCTGTTTCAAAtatgtatcttttataataataaagacatgattttttttagatatcgctaaaatgtcaacttttgtttataagtcgaaaacaaaagacgatagcgagatgcggttttgaccaaaattattttctcaaaaaacggacccgagaatgtgCCACTCGTTTTCgtctaaacctcttagtttcggagatcccctattcggaagtccaaaatgcagcaccctgtacaagTTCTTCGGCGCAACCGTAATTAATATtacgaaaaacacaaaatcttAATTTACCGAGTCTGGACTTACAAAagatttacatttaatttaatttaaaacgtttaaaaattgagaaGCCACAAAAAACGTTCGGCACGGAGAAGCCTTGAAACGAAAATCAAATTCGAAAATTATACTACAAATCAAAGCACTTGGTCGGTAACCAAGGCTACCAAAAATATACGAAATGACGTCACGAAATGGGGCCACGCCACCAGGAAAACGATTCCAGTTGGGGTTGCCTTATAAAACCGCGAGGTACAAGATAAAAaacgaagaagaaaaaaaaataaaaagaagacCCCGCAAGAGTCAATTCACAATTGCTTCAAAGACCTAATTTTTAGGTACTTACTTTGATGTTGGGCGGTCTTAAAGTGCGTATTTCCAAGCGAGACTGTTGAGCTGGCAAAGTCGAAATCAGCACAATCTTACACAAATTTGACACCTCCATAGAGTACAGACTCATTTCGTAGAATCCCAAAATTTGGTTGGGTTTCACAAAAAATCACGAGACGAAGTGAACTCAACAAGCGATTAACACGAAAAACACAAGCCAATATGGCGACGTCCACAAGaaggaaaaaatttcaaagctcACTTCCAAAACCGACAAAGTTTGCATCTTCACAGTTTTCCAACCTACCAGAACTTGGCGCGGGAAACTCAAAGAAGTGTGGTTAAAAACGTCCAAAACCACAACACGAAACGAAACGATAAATCTTACGAAAACAAAATTACACTCCAAATCAGTGTACACAAGTTAACCAATAGACCAAAATCTACAGTATTGGTTCGTTACTGGTTTGTTTGTTACTTCCGATCTTCAAGTAACGATGATAAGTCCCCAAGCAGTTTACAGAACCCAAAGGGCTTCTGTACCAACCAAAACAACTAATAAATCTACACGATTTTCAAACCGTGAGACGTTTTCGTATgagttcaaatttttttgatggaacattttaatttaaaacacgttgctgttgggaacgtgttttaaatactgaaaacaataatttaaagcaCGTTTCTATgagaagcgtgttttaaaataatgtttataatctaggattcagatactaaaaaaaagttcaaaatgttaccaacaaaaataCATTCTAATTTAATATTACCGTTCAAAACATAATTACTTGTGCCTTCAGCTTGATTAACTATCACAATTGGGTTTTTCATCCAAATTAATAAACCAATGAAGCCTGCTCTAATTATAAACTCAAATGATCACAAggtattttaaatggcaaccccTTTTTGGGcgacaaaatgaaaaaaaattctcgttctcccatttttattgaaatcaaATCTCCAGTGATTTATGTAACTAGCTGTGGTAACTGTAGTAacaacagaaaataaataatttctgattttttaaataaattatttcatggTTTTGTCCTGAATATTATGATATATTCTTAATACTTGCGACTGAGAAAAAGTCTTGTGAGTGTTCCTTTGTCGCGCGTCAACATTCTCTCAATCGACAATGTACTACTTTTCGCTCTTAATacacaaatagttatttgataaaaactcttTCTCTCAATGACAAATGACTTTAATGATTATAAAAGTCGAACGTggttaatatttttcacaaataattccGATTGTGTTAGAATTTGTATCgattaacaaaaaaagaaacggTGATGAAACCATCTTCGATGTGTAGGGGAATTGCGGGCAAGACGGGGTATCGGCTTTAAATACCAAACTAATTGACCAatcattattgtttttgaacgTGATAAAGCCCTAATAAgacttatttttattggagAAGCCAGTCAGCGGTGCCACCATTTCTTTCatgaattttatgaaaaaaaatgtttttggcgattttcttaaggttttttcactttctttagTACGTGTGTGtttcgtaaataataaaatttcaaaatacttTTACAGTTGTTCATTTGTGTCAACGATTACTCTAACAGgtaaacacttaattttttgtagatgacaacatagtttttgaaagttaattttttactcgATTTGCCGTAAGAGGGCCAGGTAAATTTCTACTTTTACTTCTTTACCGTATAAAAAAAGACTGAAAGGGACAATTCAATTAAAAGACAGAAGGTAACGTAGAAGATAAGCAGAAGgaaagagaaataaaaaaataagaaaaattgaaaacggcTGTAAAACACAAAATCCTTAAAATatgagagttaccgatttttgaagcgaaaggtgcaaatccaaaagttttcaaaaaatcttaaatatctcgaaagcgGCTAAACTTAAACATAGGTACAGCTAATAAAAACTCCCTTAGAATAACTCGACTAATCGAAAAACGTAGTGAAAAACATAcgtttccatttaaaataagaagttgatagcgacttccggtataaccggaagtgtcgccatcttgtaaatattttcattgggcAGAACGGATTAACGGATTAAGGCTGAGTACCAATTTCCAGataaatatctattttttaaaacaaaaataactgaaaGAAAATTGTCCAAGTTACGAAAATCGGATTTGAAACTTTTCTTCCGGtttctacttaaaaaaaaatcaaatttcgaATCTGATTCCATAATTAAGAAGAACAGTGGATTTTAAATACTTCGTTATGCATTAGTTATTTCCAAAAACTCTGTACTCTATTACATATTTCGTCAATTTTTTAGAAGTTAATAACTTCGCAAATAAGTCTCAGAAAAAATCATCATGTACGTATTTCCAATCATACTTTGGCGGAGATCAATTATCCCGAATATTTCCGAATTCcagctttttaatttttttaattgtccgctTCACGTGAAAAGCCCCATTTTTGTCACACTTACGGTTCGAGGATCGCCGCAGCTAAAACATTGTCCAAATTGTCCAAAATTCGTCTGGTGTCAGTGACGCATCGCCTCAAATCGCTCCCGACGATCTTCCAGCGCTTCTTGTCGGGAAAAGCGTCCAGGACATGCTGCAGCCGCTTCAGGTCGCTTTCATACTCCGCCTCGCTTTTATTCGCGCAGTCTGCAAGCCGTCAAAGTCGGAACAAAGTTCTTGGCCGGTTCGGCCCAATTTACCATACCCCAGCTGCCAATAGCAGCTCACATTAAACTTATCCGAAATATCCAACAACGGCATCGCATCCTGCGGATTCCATCCATCCCTCGTGGTCTCCCGATCATTAATTCCGAAAACTGGGGTGAGATTGGCCGACGCCAGCCACTCATTTATCCCGAACCACATCGTCGGCGTGACAGCCACATTGCCGTTTTCGGCCTCGTTCGAGCTCTCCTCCTGGTATTTTACGTACTGTGTGGAGGGCCCGGCGATCCTGATGTAGGCCGGGCTGAGGCGCTTGGCCATTTGGAGGGTCGTATCGCTGCAATAGCTCCATTATGCGGGTTCCGACGCCCGAGGACCTACCTCAAGTTCAGACCGGTCAGGAGGACGGCAGGATCGATCGAGAGGCTCAGAAATTTATCGCTGACGGTGTGTAGGGCCTTCTTGCCGTTCACGGTGAAGACGGACTCGTCCAGCAGGTGCTGGGCGAGGCCGAGGCGCCCCAAAAGGAGTGTGATTCCGATCAAGCGGAACATCGTTGGAATACTACTGCTCAAACTATTCCAATTCGGTGCAGCAAATTTCAAAGGAATGCTGATGTGCGCGTTTTTCGTGTTTCAATAACAATGGCAATTATTTGTGTTCCGaatcaattattaataaataacaaacatGATGTAACGGAATTGGTTAATGCAGCGGCCGATTGTTTGCAACGATCAAATTTCGACCCAATCCCGGATTTGTTTATATGtataacagaaaatttttctttttcaccCACAGCCAAGTTTTTGAATTTCGATGACATTGCAATTAATTCggatcaaataaaaattgacaatgCATGTTAACACCTATGCCAGTTTGCCAAAGTGATGGAAATAAATCGGCCTAAATGCTAAATTTAGCCCACGTATTTGTAAGGATTAAAATTTGGCGTAATGTTGGGCGCGATTGGTTTAAGCGGATTATCCTAATAATTACAACCGGCCTTTCTTAATCGAGTTTAACAAACTTTGCAATTTCGCCAAATTGGGCTTGTTAACatgaataattatatttttatgtcatCCTCTaagtaaatgcttttttactttttcgcTCTTTTAGGAAAAAAGATAACAGTTATTTTACTCAAAGAAATACATGAATTTAGAGAAAATGTGCGAAAATTGTAGTACTGGCATTATCGACCgcttaaacacgtttttgggttgcaatttttttttaaacgaaacgCGAAGTAGCTGGGCACGAATGTTCGtcttatgtttaaaaaaatgtccaaatttaatttcagttttttgaaactcttctctataattttaaatctacaaaatagcagttttattaatcttaatagaaaaaaaaaacacaaaaatgtttttaataaaacgaaaatagATTGTAAATGTGTGCTATTATAAAATTCATCAGACTGAATAAATGTAttctttttatatattttttaattggcttaattaatttaattaattttaattagcagTTGACAAAAAAAGGCCAAAGTTCAGTAATCCGTTACTCTACCACCTAACCCTAAttcaaattattcaatttaatATGAATCGAATTAATCAATAAGTGTAGtaaatattaatacaaattaagCAAGACCTGATTGCAGCTTTCAGAACTACGTAGATGTTCTACGATCAATTTGCTTTATACATTATTGTTCAgaatatatttaatatttaaagctTTCGAACAACTTAAAATGTTCTTCGACTCAAAAAAATGCGGTATCTCAATGTATCATAAATTTCTGTttcataattttgttaatatgtGAATTCAGGTTTCGGAAAATTTAGCGAACAGATTTCTAAgtccgatttaaaaaaactaaaaaaaagtttaggaCAGAAGAAGAGGTATAAATTAGCCGAAACAAATCCAGGATTTTCTCACAATTGTGACAACTGATAAGAAATATAAGAATTTTCTTataatctgttaaattttataatagcACACATGAaactttgaataataaataatctgttaaaatttaaaattaattttaagaaaatgaaTTAAGGCACCAACTACCTTAACTTCAGAAAACTGCTAGGGACTGAcaggaaaatttaaaaataattattcattattaattaggtattagggaacgattactatTTATTGTGAAAcccaataatattaaaaaataattggagctttagtttttttaatgtgattttaaggtttttttcaagattttacCTTATTTTGCACATGTCTTTGACAaggtaccactgagttggtgcacCAGTTTTTGAACAtctgtgttaaaaaatataaactgtCTTTGTTTCACTGAATatgttttagtattttttttattcattttacaaaatctgCTATTCtgttgatttaaaattaaatcaatctcagctttaaaatttcttaaaaaaacgtcgatgaaatattttttttcgtattttgtCGTAATGAGAATGTTGTCAGGTATACCTAGTTAAAAACTGAGAGTGAGAGTAGACTTGGAAAGTAATAATCTattattttggtcaaaattacaatatttgaaatattaattttgaaaaatgtttttaaaaataagaagCAAAGTCTATTGTGAGTGTCTATTAATTAATCCTATTTAATCGCTAGTGCATTATGCAAAGGGTTAGTCAGCCAGTCCTGGGtgatttctaaaatttttttagaagcCAATAACTCCAGCTGTCAAAAGTTGTTATtagaaaatgataaaattaatCCACGATTGCATTGTCAACTGTGTTcgacagttttgctaaaaaatcGTTATGAactaatattatttaaaagataaggAGCCAGTTTGgattcaatttattaattaatcaatttattattattatttaaaaaacaaaagcaCTATGATGATAAAGTGATAAATGTAGTTAGtgtttttggttgcatctaaGGAAATTTCCGAAATAAACCACGACAATTGTTACTCACTGTGTAATAACAcaagttatttaaataataattctaaacTGGCGTTATAAAAGtgaatttgtattatttttatttaacaccaCGTTATTGTCGTTACTAATTGATAACGTcttactttttattaattattattcttaatttCGGGCCCTTTTCCATTGATCATCTGGAGCAAACACCTCATTcaccttattttttattaatagtcgTGTAAATTactaaaagaaatatttttaaatgttaccAATCGAAACAATTCCTCTGGATTACTTGATTGTTCTtgaaataccaatttttaaattgttaaaagaaTGGTAAAtagtatgcaaccaacattacgaATATATACGAGGGAAGGTCCAAATTTTTTGGATGGGAGGGTAAAGAAAGTGGAAAAGTCCACTCACTTAGAATCATACTAATACAGTAATACTAAATAAAGTAATTGTGATCTTATACAAATAAATGTGTGAACTGTCATTCTTCTAGATTTTTCGTTTAGAGAAAACGCCTTACATACAACACATTATTGTtgaagaaaactgaaaaaagtgGGAAAATGAAAATCAACGCAACGATTCCAGAAGATTTTTCTTGATTGACAAGGAATTTTGTAACGGCAggattttcattttcaatagtgatatacgagtgcgaaaacgtCTTACTTAAGggattattttgatttattgtgTGAACTATTTTATTTAGGGATTGGGGTcaattataaatatatatatataaataaataaataaataaataaatatataaaaaataaaaaataaatatataaataaaaataaatttatatatttataaattatattaaattaatttatattaaattaaatgttactTTTCTAATGTTTATTATTGCTTCATTTTCTTaacaattgataaaaaatcatatttcaaatttggttCCAAACGCCTGGTGACTTTCGTTTTTCCCCAACGTCACTCTAAAACGTCACTCTCCATCCGCGTTTTGTCAACATTTATTGTGATGTTCGTGACTGATAAATAATCAATTCACCTCCGATATAGATCTCGTTCGAAGGTCAAATCACTCAAATCGCCATATTCCACCCAACCTGTCCCTATCTCGCAATGATTACCTCTTATCTTCTTCCTACCGCCGCTCGCTCTCATCAGTCCCTCACATGAACCTCCGCAGTAATGAAATCAAAAGTCGATACAAAAGTGTGCGGTGTGTGCGGCGACAAAGCCCTAGGTTACAACTTCAATGCTGTAACATGTGAGAGCTGCAAGGCGTTCTTCCGGCGCAATGCCCTCGTCCAGAAACAGTTCAAGTGCCCCTTCAATGACCAGTGCGAGATAACGACCATTACGAGgcgcttttgtcaaaaatgcCGACTCGACAAGTGCTTCGCGATCGGAATGTGCAAAGACCTGATAATGTCCGAGGAGGACAAGCATTTGAAACGGCAGAAAATCGAGGAGAACCGCGCCAGGAAACGCAGCAAAATACACGGCTTCAAGTCcggctttaaaaaagtcaaaaaggAGAGTGTGGAGGCCGACTCGCAGGACTCGCAATCGGGGTACAGTTTCATCGATTCAGACAGCTCCAAAGACATGGGGTACCAGCCTAATGGCACCCCAAATCCGGTCACTGTCGATTTGGGGAACGAGAGACTGGTGACGTCTAGTGATGATGTTTCGATGATCAGGAATATGTTGAACAATACACCCAACAGTGCCACTGGGTCAAAGAGTGTTGATGACAGCGCCCTTATCAGCctcattaataataacgacgttaattgtaataataacgACCCAACTTCGTCGAGTAAGAGCACTTTAGATGTCACTAAAGATGTCGTGGAGGACGTCCATAGGTAATTGAGTCATATATTTATTCGCGATAACACTTCTTGTTTATTTACTACTGTAAACAAATCGAGACACCTGCAAGGTTTGGTTTGTTTGCAGAATTCGTTACGAAACCAAAATCGATTTATTTCGCTgattatttgtaaataattggCTCAGAATAAATGAGGCCAAAGTCGAGTTAGATAACAAATTAGATGAACTTTGTTTACAgttaaatcattttatttgtttataataaaaccaaatatttcGGTCAGGTTAAGGGCCGACTTCATTAATACACCACATTAACCAATTGGACATTTAACCTAATGGAGACATTAAAACGTTATTAACTAACGGACCATTAcctatatttaaattattacataaaactGTGTCTAAAGATTAGTGTTTATTCTGGATATAATGCAggagaaacgaaaaaagaacCAAGGAAGCAATTTCTCCAAAGACACAAAAACGCTTTTAGTTGgttgatgaaattaaaaaacatgaaaatattATCGAATGGTGTCGGATGTATGATGATGGACAAATTAATACATCTGAAAATGTAGACGGAGCTAAAATAAATACTGAATGAACAAAAAGTaatgcacaaaattcatatctttttatgagttatttaaaaaaaatcctggGACAGatcgcttttatttttttaaatgctaatttttgacacaacaatgacgtcatttttatttttttaaatgataaccgacatttttaatttgtattttagaTAGTTCTGggaagtataaaaaaattaaacaaaaacattttaaaaaagaagaaaatacaagaaaaaaatataaaagtaatTGAGCTAGAGTATTATagagttttatctttttgttcttgctttattttaaaagtgggtgattgtttattttttggtgtATATGCCGCCTATAATATAAGTCgagaacaaaaagataaaacccattttgtttaattgtcaatatttttttgttttaatttttttttgttaatttttttgttattaccaGTGAGGTATAAATGTAGTATTCAaagcagtttaaaaaaataacaataacgtcacaactcaaaatttcactaattaatattaaaaataaaatccacctattcgatttatttttaaatgactatTAACAAAGATAGTACAGCTTGAAGCTGTACTGAgaattgttaataaaacgACTGTCGTAGGTTTAGAAAATCCTTTTGACTGCTATATGTATACATTCTGAGTTAGGAAACTAGAGAAGACGcagataaaagaaaaaaaaggaaactgAAGCAAATACACTCCAAAAATTAAGAACTGCGATGTCCCGGAAACTAAGAAATAACTGAAAATcctttaaaagaattttaggatttttacaaaaaagacGACACAGTCAATAGaggatgaaataaaaaaatagaataattataacaatgcattttgacagaaagacaTTTGCGAGATTTTGAGGAACAccaaaaaagaatgacacttctgaatttagaaacaaaaataaaaaacaaaaatgttaaaaaacaataattaataattcaatatattttataacttagcaaaatgtgttattaaaattcaacaggaagtatatgaaaaatattctttgtaatcctaaatctttaaaaaatctaactcgtaaattttaaaatatttttttaatattataattctTTTATCTTCTCAGCAACCTCGCATCGTCTTCACTATTAGAAGACGAACTGCTACTTTCAACTATACATATTCATGTTGATCTgacaatttttgacataattaaaTGAAGAGTTAAATACTTTAATAAGTGAAAATTGGGACATTAAATTGGGAGCATTagagtagtttttaaatgTAGATTTAAAGTGATTATGAAATCGGCCCTCACATTCACATATCCGTAGGGTGTCCATAGAGCCGAACTCAATCGAGTCGATCCTTTGTGAGGCAATAAAATTAGAATTCGAGGCGTACTCCTCAATTGCCCAATGCCATTCAAATTCTCGGGAACTAAACGATGCTGAAAGAGCCAAACTGAATGAGTTAATCGTCGCCAATAAAGCACTCTTAAATCCGTTAGACGACGAACTCAACACTCTGATCGGAAACGATTACAAGTTTCGGGTAAGACAACAAAAACCATTTAAAAATCATACCAAGCAGTCATTATTGCAGGGCAATCCCCAACAGGCCCTCGAGACCGACCCGGCCCTGGTCGACGTCATCAACCTCACTGCTATCGTCATTCGCCGATTGATAAAAATGGCGAAAAAAATCAACGCCTTCAAAAACATGTGCCAGGAGGAC
Coding sequences:
- the Hr96 gene encoding nuclear hormone receptor HR96, yielding MKSKVDTKVCGVCGDKALGYNFNAVTCESCKAFFRRNALVQKQFKCPFNDQCEITTITRRFCQKCRLDKCFAIGMCKDLIMSEEDKHLKRQKIEENRARKRSKIHGFKSGFKKVKKESVEADSQDSQSGYSFIDSDSSKDMGYQPNGTPNPVTVDLGNERLVTSSDDVSMIRNMLNNTPNSATGSKSVDDSALISLINNNDVNCNNNDPTSSSKSTLDVTKDVVEDVHRVSIEPNSIESILCEAIKLEFEAYSSIAQCHSNSRELNDAERAKLNELIVANKALLNPLDDELNTLIGNDYKFRGNPQQALETDPALVDVINLTAIVIRRLIKMAKKINAFKNMCQEDQVALLKGGCTEIMILRSAMNYDPTKQTWKIPHSQETFNLNVDILKLAKGNVYQEHERFINTFDPKWRSDENIVLILCAITLFTPDRPRVVHQDVIKLEQNAYYYLLRRYLESIYPGCEAKSTFLKLIQKIAELHRFNEELINVYLDVNPSQVEPLLIEIFDLKH